From Pseudobdellovibrio exovorus JSS, a single genomic window includes:
- a CDS encoding TatD family hydrolase, producing MKYIDSHCHWADLRFPQTDEEVQSLMQRCLEKDIDFFLQGGVSPEEWLRQIELKKKYPENIGLCFGLHPYYVADHPAEECERALDELAQLLPQAMALGEAGLDFRPHILKESEGLQIEMFENQIALAKTFQKPMVLHVVQAHEKALQIFDIWGAPEKRGMLHAFSGSYETAMRFIDQGFLISVGGAVTYEKNKKLRDCVSRMPLEFLLLESDSPDQPPEGWNGPNEPVSIYSVAEEIGLIRNISPLEVLERNTQNFKRLFSP from the coding sequence ATGAAATATATAGACAGCCACTGCCATTGGGCCGATTTACGCTTTCCTCAGACAGATGAAGAGGTTCAAAGTCTGATGCAGAGGTGTTTAGAAAAAGATATCGACTTTTTCTTGCAAGGCGGGGTTTCGCCTGAAGAGTGGCTACGCCAGATCGAGCTTAAGAAAAAGTATCCAGAGAATATTGGACTGTGTTTTGGCTTGCATCCTTATTATGTAGCCGACCATCCGGCGGAAGAATGCGAGCGCGCCTTAGATGAATTGGCCCAGCTTTTACCGCAAGCTATGGCGCTTGGAGAAGCGGGTTTAGATTTTCGGCCACATATTTTAAAAGAATCAGAGGGCCTACAAATTGAAATGTTTGAAAACCAAATCGCCTTAGCAAAGACGTTTCAAAAACCTATGGTATTGCATGTGGTTCAAGCCCATGAAAAAGCGTTACAGATTTTCGATATTTGGGGTGCCCCAGAAAAGCGCGGAATGTTGCATGCCTTTTCCGGTAGTTATGAAACGGCGATGCGCTTTATCGATCAGGGCTTTTTGATCTCCGTTGGCGGAGCTGTGACCTACGAGAAAAATAAGAAGCTCCGTGATTGTGTCAGCCGTATGCCTTTGGAGTTTTTACTCTTGGAAAGTGATTCTCCGGATCAGCCGCCGGAGGGTTGGAATGGACCGAACGAACCTGTTTCTATTTACTCTGTAGCAGAAGAAATTGGGCTCATAAGAAATATAAGCCCTTTAGAGGTCCTTGAACGGAATACACAGAACTTTAAAAGGCTTTTCAGTCCCTAA